The Mycolicibacterium insubricum DNA segment GGTTGAGCAGTTCGACGCCGCTGATCGCCAGCGCCGGGTGGATCGCCACGGTTTCGGCGGCGACCCCGCGGTAACCCGCGGCGTCGGCGCGGCTCTGCGGAGTCGAGCCGTCGGTGCCGATATCGCCGTCGAGTTCGCGGTTGTTCAGCACATCCTCGGCGTGCCATTGGGCGGCCAGCTGCAGCTGCGGGTTGATCTTCACGTCGTTGACGCAGCCCGCCTGGTGTTGCACGGTGTACACGTTGGCGACCACGCCGTCGTTGAGGCGTTTGTTGTCGGCGTGCGCCGCAGGTGCCTCGATGGTCAGTAGCAGGGCCGTGGCCGCGGTGGCCGACAGAAGTGCTGTGCGGTAGTGCATCTCGGCGTCCCTCCGGATCAGGAAGCAGGGGTCGGTGATCGGTATCCGGCGGCGGATTCACGCAGCCGCCAGATTTGGGCGGGACACAGTTCGTTGGTCGCCTGGGAGATCAGGTACAGCGCCTGGTATTCGTCGGTCGTGTCGAAATCGGTGCGTACTTCGGCCATCAACTGTGCGAACGGAACCGCGGCGGTCACCTTTTCGCAGATGCCGTTGCCGTAGGCCAGTGCGGTCTCGGCATCGGGGAATCCGTAGCCCGGGCGCATGTGCACATTGACCAGGTATGCCACCTCGTCGGCGCGAGCTGTTCCTGCGGAGCCGGTGGCCGCGGCCACCGCGGCGACGCCCAGGATCGATGCCAGCAGACATCGGGCCGGTGCCGGGCTGCTCATTGCGCTCACACCGGCTTGAATTCGGAGATCAGCCAGCGTTGGCCCACCCTGTCCAGGGTCACCCGCACGCTGGAGCTGGTGTTCGCCGGCGCGTCATGGCCGACCGTCACGGTCTGGTCGACAAACAGCAGAACCACGGCGTGGTCGGGGCCGGCGGAAACCGATGACGCGGCCGGGACGGTGGCGTTGGCGGTCACCTTCTTCAGTCGGGCGCCCGGTATGACGACATCGTGGGCAAGTTTGGTGTATTCGTCGAGGAATGAGCCGGTCAGCCGGTCCTTGGCCGCGTCCAGGTCCTGCTCGACGGAATCCGGATGGTAGGTCAGCATGGCGACCGCCCCGTCGGCGGCTGCCCGTACCGCTGTGTCGTCGGGATCGGGCCCGGTCAGTGTGCCGGTTTGGTACTTCACGAATCCGGAACCGAGGGCCAGCAGCATCGCCGTCACGGGCACGGCGAGGCGGGCGAAGGTCCGCAGACGGCCGGCCCGTGCACCGGCTTCGGCGTCCGGTTCGAGGTCCTCGATTTCGAGTTCGTCGATATCGACGCTGTCATCAATGATTTCGTTCGTCATGAGGGAGCCTTCGTCCATGATTTCGGTGTGTCGTTCGTCGGTCATGGCCCGGCTCACGCAACGAACTCGACGTTGGAGACCCGTACTTGATCGTCGACCTGGGTGACGTACACCCGCAGTCGCCAGTACCGAGGCTGGGGATCAGGGGTTCCGGCGTTCGAGGTCAGCACCGAGACCGCCACCAGAGCCTGTGCAGCATCGTCGGACACCGCCTCCAGGCCGGCCTCGACGATCGTGCCGACCGTCACCGCCCGGGCCTTCTGGATCACGTCGATGAATGGCCCGGAGCGTATTGAGAAATCGTCGTGGAACTGACCCGTGGCGCTGTCGAGAATCCGTTGGACGTCGTCTTGGGCATGCTGCCAGTCGATGGTGGTCAGATTCAGCGCTCCCTGCTTGGCCACCTGCAGCAGCGCGGCGCGGTGGGCCTGGGCCAGGCGCGCCTGATGGTCCTGGAATGCGAGCCAGCCCAGCAATGTAGCCAGCGCCACCGTCATGACAACGCTGATTGCCGCTGCGGACCGCCATCTGGGCCGCGCCGGCGCATCGGTGGTGTCGTCTGCGGCGTCTTCCTCGGTGTCCTCGTCGGGTGCGTCGGCGAGGCAGGGTTCGTCGCCGACCGTCTCATCGATATCGAGCGAAAGGGTCATCTGCGCTGCTCCTTGTCGTGAATTCGTTACTGCCCCGGCGGCGCCAGCATCGACTGCCAGGTCTGGTCTCCGGCGTGTCGACCGAGATCGGTCTGGGTGTAGCTGCGACCGTCCGGTCCGGTGTACGAGCCGGTCGCCGGGTTGTACTCGGCGATGGCGATCGGGGGCCGCACGTCGACCGCTCGCGGCGCCGGTGCCGTCCCGGGAGGGAACTGGGGAATGTCCTGGTTGGTCCAGGTGGCGTTCGGATCGCCTTTCCAGTTGTCGCCGTCGTTGAGCGGCACGTACTCCTCGTTACTTTCGCAGAGCTTCACCGTCGGGGCGCGCTTCCCGGGACGAGTCGCGCACGGGGCGTTCTTCGCGCCCCGGACGTTGTACGCACCGTTCTGCGGTGTGCGGCAGTACAAGTCGCCCGCCGGCCGGTCCGGATAGTCCTCCGAGACCGGGGTCCGCCGTTGGTCTGCAGGCAGGAACCCGGTGGTGCACGGGGGAGGCAGATTCAGGTTCAGGTTGAAGCTCAGGTACTCACCCCGGTAGTCCTGCTTGGTGTTCTTGTTGGCCACGAAGGTTCCGCCGGCCTCGGCGGTGACCTGGGGGAACAGCACCAGCAACTGCTCGATGTTGGGCTGGTAGGTCAGTGCCACCTGGCCGATGCTGACCATGTTGGTCAGCAGGATCGGCAGCGTCGGCCGGAGTTCGGCGATCAGCTTGGTGCCCTCGGCCAGCCCCGTTCCGCCGTCGACCAGCAGTCCGGTGAGGTCGGCGTCGCGGTTCTTCAATCCGGTGGTGAGGCCCGCCAGGTTGGATGTCCAGGTGTTGATCGCACCGGCGGTGTGGGACTGAGAATCCATGACGGGTCCGGACTTCTCGATCAGCGCGATCATCGGATCGAGGTTGTCGCGGGCGTCGATCGACAGCGCGATGGAGCCGTCGACCAATCGGTTCAGCTCAGGCCCGAGTCCGCCGACCGCGGTGCTCGACTCGTCGATGACGGTCTTGAGGTTTTCCTTGGGGATCGCCTGCAGCCCGGTCACCACCTGGCCGAGGATCGTGTTGATGTCCGTTGGCACGCTGGTGTCGGCGGCGGCGATCACGTCACCGTCCCGCAGTGGCGGTGCGTCACCGGTGCGGGGCAGCAACAGGACGTACTGTTCGCCGATCGCCGACTGGCTGTGCACCTCCGCCCTCAGATTCGAGGGAATATCGATCCCGGACGTCAGCGACAGGGTGGCGGCCACCCCGGTGTCGGTGAGTTCCACCGATTGCACCCGGCCCACCTCGACACCCCGGTAGGTGACGTTTCCGGTGGCGTAAAGTCCGGCGGCGGTGGGTAGTTCGAGTGTGACGGTGTAGCGCCCGATGCCGAACAGCCGCTCCGGCAAGCGCACGAACTTGAGCCCCATCACCGTCATCGCCAGCAGCGCCAGCACCGTGAAGAGTGCGAGCTGGATCCGGATCGTCCTGGTCAGATGCATCTATGGCCCCTGGTCCATGAGGTACGGCGCGACCAACGGGTTCCCGGCGTTGCGCGGCCCGCCCGCGGTGCACGGACTGGGGAACTGGCCGATGGTCCGGCCCCACTGCAGTTCGAGTTCGGTGAGGTTGCATTCCCACCGGGTGCCGGTGAACCAGGCCGCGTCGATACGACTCAGTGTGAGGTCGATGATGGCGGTCAGGTTGGCGAAGTCGCCGCGCTGCCATTTCTCGATCGTTTCGTTGGGGAACGGGAAGGT contains these protein-coding regions:
- a CDS encoding DUF732 domain-containing protein, yielding MSSPAPARCLLASILGVAAVAAATGSAGTARADEVAYLVNVHMRPGYGFPDAETALAYGNGICEKVTAAVPFAQLMAEVRTDFDTTDEYQALYLISQATNELCPAQIWRLRESAAGYRSPTPAS
- a CDS encoding MCE family protein translates to MHLTRTIRIQLALFTVLALLAMTVMGLKFVRLPERLFGIGRYTVTLELPTAAGLYATGNVTYRGVEVGRVQSVELTDTGVAATLSLTSGIDIPSNLRAEVHSQSAIGEQYVLLLPRTGDAPPLRDGDVIAAADTSVPTDINTILGQVVTGLQAIPKENLKTVIDESSTAVGGLGPELNRLVDGSIALSIDARDNLDPMIALIEKSGPVMDSQSHTAGAINTWTSNLAGLTTGLKNRDADLTGLLVDGGTGLAEGTKLIAELRPTLPILLTNMVSIGQVALTYQPNIEQLLVLFPQVTAEAGGTFVANKNTKQDYRGEYLSFNLNLNLPPPCTTGFLPADQRRTPVSEDYPDRPAGDLYCRTPQNGAYNVRGAKNAPCATRPGKRAPTVKLCESNEEYVPLNDGDNWKGDPNATWTNQDIPQFPPGTAPAPRAVDVRPPIAIAEYNPATGSYTGPDGRSYTQTDLGRHAGDQTWQSMLAPPGQ
- a CDS encoding CAP domain-containing protein, which translates into the protein MHYRTALLSATAATALLLTIEAPAAHADNKRLNDGVVANVYTVQHQAGCVNDVKINPQLQLAAQWHAEDVLNNRELDGDIGTDGSTPQSRADAAGYRGVAAETVAIHPALAISGVELLNRWHGDPTDLAIMQNCANTEIGVWSVNSLDRTVVVAMYGQPAVPPAPYVGPDAGLPPGTVLAENTPLSPVPDYDGTDEVEYAISWLPFILRGVYPPPAYPGQ